From one Bradyrhizobium sp. Ash2021 genomic stretch:
- the mdcC gene encoding malonate decarboxylase acyl carrier protein, translating to METLSYCHKAQERAAGSKPLAIIGVVASGNLEVLVERVMPDTECQVDINTAAEGFGAVWEAVVADFVARRSPGGLKLSINDGGARPDTVALRLAQAVRLIEEDDR from the coding sequence ATGGAAACTCTGAGCTATTGCCACAAGGCGCAAGAGCGCGCGGCTGGCTCCAAACCGCTTGCCATCATCGGCGTGGTCGCCTCCGGCAATCTGGAAGTGTTGGTGGAGCGGGTAATGCCCGATACGGAATGCCAGGTCGACATCAACACCGCGGCCGAAGGCTTCGGCGCGGTGTGGGAGGCGGTGGTTGCCGACTTCGTGGCGCGACGCTCGCCCGGCGGTCTCAAGCTTTCCATCAACGACGGGGGCGCGCGCCCGGACACGGTAGCTCTGCGGCTGGCACAGGCCGTCCGCTTGATCGAGGAGGACGACCGATGA